A stretch of Fusarium fujikuroi IMI 58289 draft genome, chromosome FFUJ_chr10 DNA encodes these proteins:
- a CDS encoding probable glutathione S-transferase, with translation MCLTATKLVLYGDYISPYTISTTHAMLEKGIDWEYRHVNILRSEPRSPEHRKRHPFGKIPILDVVNDRGETVLRIRESRAIARYIAIAFHGKGNDLMPDISNVSAMATFEEAASIEASYLATKSFQYGSSIIIRPLLGVPSLDKETMEDIWNGLSDDLKAIDEILSTRKYLAGPDFTLADVWSMPWVSTLIDLKGGRDGLFSDLPHLRHWWEKVSVRPAWQEASKLMHEALEAMKENAGKSAQGD, from the exons ATGTGCTTAAC GGCAACAAAACTTGTTCTATACGGAGATTACATTTCTCCGTATACTATCAGCACCACGCACGCAATGCTTGAGAAAGGCATAGACTGGGAGTACAGACATGTCAATATTCTTAGGTCCGAGCCTCGA AGTCCTGAGCACCGAAAACGGCACCCATTTGGCAAGATCCCCATTTTAGATGTGGTGAATGATCGAGGGGAGACAGTGCTTCGAATTCGCG AAAGCCGGGCAATTGCCCGCTATATTGCCATTGCTTTCCATGGTAAGGGAAATGATCTGATGCCAGATATCAGCAATGTGAGCGCAATGGCTACTTTTGAGGAGGCGGCGTCAATTGAAGCCTCATATCTCGCTACCAAGTCATTCCAATACGGCTCGAGTATAATCATCAGGCC TCTATTGGGAGTACCCTCCCTGGACAAAGAGACAATGGAGGACATCTGGAACGGATTAAGTGATGACTTGAAGGCCATAGATGAAATCTTATCTACTCGAAAATATCTCGCTGGGCCTGATTTTACGCTCGCTGACGTCTGGTCGATGCCTTGGGTGTCTACGCTTATTGATTTAAAGGGCGGGCGTGATGGGCTTTTCTCTGATCTACCGCACTTAAGACATTGGTGGGAGAAAGTGAGCGTGAGACCGGCATGGCAGGAGGCTTCTAAGCTGATGCATGAGGCGCTGGAGGCTATGAAGGAGAATGCTGGCAAATCAGCGCAAGGCGATTAA
- a CDS encoding related to 6-hydroxy-D-nicotine oxidase — protein sequence MGDKSAFEELNNQPPAAQQTTLEMFLQEQKDIPHSVPSSPDFAKLTNIGLLTNNSIPWAVVRPENALQVARLVVYLVANRIPFTVRSGGNNFFGKSQISNSVCIDLRSISFCEINNDEKTARIGGGILFEKLIGDLQNKGYSAVTGMVPPIGFVGWSCYGGYGPFAWLHGLGHESILGAKVVDWRGCIIDADIDLLKGIRGAGGGFGVIVELIIRIFPQGNLLSGHVIFDESDTKTTVANICRETERQLLRDPAESLYMAPLFIVTPLGKAPFCQVMWLHEDQEQRKREIEKITQLGPFFHTTVKGTTHLGAIDDFRDSFAMPGMIGNVGTISVLSLTEQVIDIIAHHFDIMPNEIGLGFAIHSTREAPREAARASCFPATERHFMLEFLGCVDSEEKVKRTNKWLKDFMEAIRGTDQANILPTTYINLTPPGQNTLRRAYGPNYGFLLSLKKKHDPRGVFNTAPPFVTLASGEELLYSKMVKI from the exons ATGGGCGACAAATCTGCTTTTGAAGAACTCAACAACCAGCCACCCGCAGCCCAGCAGACGACCCTGGAAATGTTCCTCCAGGAGCAGAAAGACATTCCGCATTCTGTTCCATCTTCGCCTGACTTTGCCAAGTTGACCAACATAGGGCTCTTGACCAATAACAGCATACCCTGGGCTGTTGTTCGCCCAGAAAATGCTCTGCAAGTTGCCAGGCTTGTGGTATATCTTGTTGCCAACCGTATTCCCTTCACTGTACGATCAGGCGGCAATAACTTTTTCGGGAAATCGCAAATCAGCAACTCGGTGTGCATCGACTTGCGCTCCATCTCCTTTTGCGAGATAAAcaatgatgaaaagacggCCCGAATCGGCGGTGGTAttctcttcgagaagctcattgGCGATTTGCAGAACAAAGGATACTCAGCTGTAACGGGCATGGTACCTCCAATTGGGTTTGTTGGGTGGTCTTGTTATGGAGGATATGGACCCTTTGCCTGGCTTCATGGCTTGGGGCATGAGTCAATCCTCGGAGCCAAAGTTGTAGATTGGCGTGGTTGTATTATCGACGCTGACATTGACCTCCTCAAAGGTATCcgaggagctggaggcggTTTTGGAGTTATTGTGGAATTAATCATAAGAATATTTCCACAGGGAAAT CTCCTCTCTGGGCATGTAATATTCGACGAGTCAGACACAAAGACCACGGTAGCCAATATCTGCCGTGAGACGGAACGTCAACTGTTGAGAGATCCAGCAGAAAGCCTTTATATGGCACCCTTGTTTATTGTCACGCCCCTGGGTAAAGCACCCTTCTGTCAAGTAATGTGGCTCCACGAAGATCAGGAGCAACGCAAAAGGGAAATCGAAAAGATCACACAGCTTGGCCCGTTTTTCCACACGACAGTGAAAGGTACAACGCACTTGGGCGCGATAGACGACTTCAGAGACAGCTTTGCCATGCCTGGGATGATTGGAAACGTTGGTACCATTAGCGTCCTGTCATTAACAGAGCAGGTCATCGACATAATTGCACACCATTTCGACATTATGCCCAATGAGATCGGACTGGGTTTCGCGATTCACAGCACCAGAGAGGCTCCCAGAGAGGCAGCTCGGGCATCTTGTTTCCCGGCAACAGAGCGCCATTTCATGCTTGAGTTCCTGGGTTGCGTTGACTCGGAGGAAAAGGTCAAGAGAACTAATAAATGGCTTAAAGACTTCATGGAAGCTATCAGAGGAACTGACCAGGCCAACATTCTTCCCACTACCTATATCAACTTAACGCCTCCTGGTCAAAACACGTTGAGAAGGGCATATGGGCCAAACTATGGCTtcctcttgagcctcaagaaAAAACACGACCCACGCGGGGTATTCAATACTGCTCCCCCATTTGTAACATTAGCCTCGGGGGAGGAGTTATTGTATAGTAAGATGGTCAAGATTTAG
- a CDS encoding related to tetracycline efflux protein (otrb), with protein sequence MVLTKDEKALHDQVNILPRRQLIIALATLSSALLLVTIDQNGISVTLPTIARDLNAEATISWAGTSSLIANTCFQMLYGRLSDVFGRKVVFISAALLLCVSDLLCSFSQNAVMFYVFRALAGIGGGGVLNLNNIIISDIVSLEQRGKIQGITGATVGLGNIIGPFIAAGIMERSSWRGFFWLLTPLSFLTAVLSFFFLPSKPPTISFKEGITKIDWVGSWVSGVGIVLLLIPISGGGSYFSWDSPLSISFLAVGGSLFLAFIGWEWKMAKLPMMPVDIYKNSSISIMLAQNFLLGAVYQSYLYYVPLYLQNPHQYSAMKSAAIYTPLVAAQMIASVGSGQYISHRLRYGEVLIFGFAVWTLGAGLALLLTRHSSIAVIAVILGVVGLGVGCIFQPTLIALQAHSPKSRRAVIISNRNFYRCIGGACGLAISAAVLQAQLRATLPTEYKDLASSTYVLPESVRQVPAVLDAYMSASHSVFILQVPLIGLCLLGTAFIRDRGLEPVKDT encoded by the exons ATGGTGCTCacaaaggatgagaaggctctCCATGACCAGGTCAACATCCTGCCTCGCCGCCAATTGATCATTGCCCTCGCTACCCTCTCATCGGCCTTACTCCTTGTTACAATCGATCAAAATGGTATCTCTGTGACTCTCCCCACCATTGCCAGAGATCTCAACGCTGAGGCCACCATATCATGGGCTGGTACTTCCAGTTTGATCGCAAATACTTGTTTCCAGATGCTCTACGGGAGATTATCCGATGTCTTTGGTCGCAAAGTCGTTTTCATTTCTGCCGCTCTGCTTCTCTGTGTTTCGGACCTGCTTTGCTCGTTTAGTCAGAATGCAGTCATGTTTTATGTTTTTCGGGCTCTCGCCGGTATCGGCGGGGGAGGTGTTTTGaacctcaacaacatcatcatctcggaTATTGTCAGTCTCGAGCAGAGGGGAAAGATCCAAGGCATCACTGGTGCCACTGTCGGACTGGGTAATATCATTGGACCCTTCATCGCCGCTGGCATCATGGAGCGATCATCTTGGCGAGGATTCTTCTGGCTTTTGACACCTCTGTCATTCCTCACCGCTGTGCTgtcctttttcttcctcccctcCAAGCCTCCGACTATTAGCTTCAAGGAAGGGATTACCAAGATCGATTGGGTGGGCTCATGGGTATCAGGCGTTGGCATCGTTCTTCTGCTAATCCCTATCTCTGGAG GAGGTTCATACTTCTCATGGGACTCACCACTGTCAATTAGCTTCCTCGCTGTCGGTGGTTCCTTGTTTCTCGCCTTTATAGGATGGGAATGGAAGATGGCAAAGCTTCCGATGATGCCCG TTGACATCTACAAGAACTCAAGCATTAGCATCATGCTCGCCCAGAATTTCTTGCTTGGCGCCGTTTACCAGTCCTACCTCTACTACGTCCCTCTGTATCTCCAGAACCCTCACCAGTACAGCGCAATGAAGTCGGCAGCGATATACACTCCATTGGTAGCGGCGCAAATGATTGCTTCTGTTGGTTCGGGACAATACATCAGCCATCGTCTTAGGTATGGCGAGGTGCTCATATTCGGTTTCGCTGTATGGACTCT AGGAGCAGGCCTGGCTCTACTACTTACAAGACACTCTAGTATCGCTGTGATTGCTGTTATACTGGGCGTTGTCGGACTGGGAGTCGGGTGCATCTTCCAACCTACCTTGATCGCATTACAGGCTCATTCCCCCAAGAGCCGTCGTGCAGTCATCATTTCCAATAGGAATTTCTATCGTTGTATTGGCGGAGCATGCGGTCTTGCTATCTCTGCTGCAGTCCTCCAAGCTCAATTACGTGCTACTCTGCCCACTGAGTACAAGGACCTTGCCAGCTCAACATATGTACTCCCGGAGTCGGTGCGCCAAGTTCCTGCAGTTTTGGATGCCTACATGTCTGCGAGTCACAGCGTGTTCATATTGCAAGTTCCTTTAATTGGCCTATGCTTGCTTGGCACCGCTTTCATCCGGGATCGAGGGCTAGAGCCGGTAAAGGATACTTAG